A region from the Neomonachus schauinslandi chromosome 2, ASM220157v2, whole genome shotgun sequence genome encodes:
- the R3HCC1 gene encoding R3H and coiled-coil domain-containing protein 1, protein MNVKSGRVVLGRSGARGLPGTLRAAAATRGAAALSPVTLALLCLDGVFLSSAENDFVHRIQEELDRFLLQKELSKVLLFPPLSSRLRYLIHRTAENFDLLSSFSVGEGWKRRTVICHLDIRLPSSDGLSGPCHPPASQLSKYRGPRPTSNQGAPAGPRGARAGRWHRGHKPDQALYVPRVLRRQEEGVPSSTPAPQGDPPAGGLLEEPGNVGAADLSSDQDLPVLMTQAPEDPEGPDQHCDNEQLLDPPGVESPRPESHSGMGDGLEMATRLGCSLRLDLEEGSGNEVEKSPEAEAEEAEAEEEGPGSGSGDDYSELLQEITDNLTEKEIQVEKIHVDTSSFVEGLPGEKDFAHVVEIYDFEPTLKTEDLLAAFSEFQEKGLRIQWVDDTHALGVFPCLASAAEALTKDFSVLKIRPLTQGTKQSKLKALQRPKLLRLAKSRPQTNTAVARRLVARALGLQHKKKERPAVECLPP, encoded by the exons AGGCCGGGTGGTGCTGGGGCGCTCCGGGGCGCGCGGGCTTCCGGGGACCCTCAGAGCGGCGGCGGCGACGCGTGGGGCTGCG GCTCTCTCACCTGTCACCCTGGCCCTTCTCTGCTTGGACGGCGTCTTCCTCTCCTCCGCCGAGAATGACTTTGTGCACCGCATCCAGGAGGAGCTGGACCGCTTTCTGTTGCAGAAAGAGCTGTCAAA GGTACTTCTTTTCCCCCCGCTCTCCAGTCGCCTCCGATACCTGATCCACAGGACAGCAGAGAATTTCGATCTTCTGAGCAGCTTCTCTGTTGGGGAGGGCTGGAAGAGAAGGACAGTTATCTGTCACTTGGATATCAG GTTACCCAGTTCAGATGGACTCTCTGGCCCCtgccaccctcctgcctcccagcttAGCAAGTACCGAGGTCCCCGGCCCACCTCAAACCAAGGAGCACCTGCTGGTCCTCGAGGAGCACGGGCCGGCCGGTGGCATCGCGGACACAAACCGGATCAGGCTTTGTATGTGCCCCGAGTACTGCGCAGGCAAGAAGAAGGGGTACCGTCCTCTACCCCAGCGCCCCAGGGAGACCCTCCAGCTGGTGGGCTCCTGGAAGAGCCTGGAAATGTTGGTGCTGCGGACCTCAGCTCTGATCAGGACCTCCCTGTGTTGATGACTCAGGCACCTGAGGACCCAGAGGGCCCAGACCAACACTGTGACAATGAGCAGCTACTGGACCCACCTGGTGTTGAGTCCCCACGGCCTGAGAGCCACTCAGGGATGGGAGATGGGTTGGAGATGGCCACAAGGCTGGGGTGCAGCCTGCGGCTGGACTTGGAAGAGGGGAGTGGGAACGAGGTGGAGAAGAGCccggaggcagaggcagaagaggcAGAGGCGGAAGAGGAGGGGCCTGGCTCCGGCTCTGGGGATGATTACAGTGAGCTGCTGCAGGAG ATAACAGACAACCTGACTGAGAAGGAGATTCAGGTAGAGAAGATCCATGTGGACACGTCCTCCTTCGTGGAGGGGCTGCCTGGAGAGAAGGATTTCGCCCATGTGGTGGAGATCTACGACTTTGAGCCGACACTCAAGACTGAGGATCTGCTGGCCGCATTTTCCGAGTTCCA AGAGAAGGGGCTCAGGATTCAGTGGGTAGATGACACGCACGCGCTCGGTGTCTTTCCCTGCCTGGCCTCAG CTGCTGAAGCCCTGACCAAGGATTTTTCTGTGCTCAAGATCCGGCCCCTCACGCAGGGAACCAAGCAGTCAAAGCTGAAAGCCTTGCAGAGGCCAA AGCTCCTGCGTCTGGCGAAGTCGAGACCACAGACAAATACAGCGGTGGCCAGGAGGCTGGTGGCCCGGGCCCTGGGGCTCCAACATAAGAAGAAAGAGCGGCCTGCAGTTGAGTGTCTACCTCCCTGA